A portion of the Salarias fasciatus chromosome 15, fSalaFa1.1, whole genome shotgun sequence genome contains these proteins:
- the ngs gene encoding notochord granular surface yields MSRSPERMSSYRRHFDGVFSATPAQQLRGSSSSPGRRETRHRSASFTRSGAVGRRARTTKPRMSSSGSMGQLCFGSAVGMTPKLDLDAAAAENQAFMVTRTSERQEMVALNDRLAAYIEKVRTLESENKLLETEIENLKSRQRPSGLRQLYEAQLRDLTREAEQMRVQRTLSSAAKEAMLGQLDALKAKYEDALEVRKKAELDIENLRPDVDKATSTRIALEKQMESLVAELAFLQRVHKEEIEELMQQICSEVSKVELTFGLPDLASALKEIQSQYDSIAAKNLQEMDTWYKTKFHDLSNSSTKHIQNMRSVREEIAGYKKDILNQERELEALKTKNDYLEAQIRDAVERHKKEAKDLEEPIEAIKLDLQVTKEKIALLLREHQDLLNVKMALETEITAYRKLIEGEDSRLSTVVGNLSLTGGLQMPPGVSTGASSTLASSAGVEKSCVVAEKAALVEVASSETQTDCTLEKQATEMSQRKTVLIRTVQTDEESYESNTQMCTIIVSGAADDTDEE; encoded by the exons ATGAGCCGCAGTCCAGAGAGGATGTCTTCATACCGCCGTCACTTCGATGGGGTTTTCTCGGCGACCCCTGCCCAGCAGCTGCGAGGGTCAAGTTCATCTCCCGGCCGCAGGGAGACGCGCCACCGCTCGGCCAGCTTCACCCGGAGCGGCGCGGTGGGACGCAGGGCCCGCACAACCAAACCCCGCATGAGCAG CAGCGGCAGTATGGGACAGCTGTGTTTTGGCTCTGCCGTGGGAATGACACCAAAACTGGACCTGGACGCTGCTGCAGCCGAGAACCAGGCCTTCATGGTGACCCGCACCAGTGAGAGGCAGGAGATGGTCGCCCTCAATGACCGTCTGGCAGCTTATATTGAGAAG GTGCGAACACTAGAATCAGAAAACAAGCTTCTGGAGACCGAGATTGAGAATCTGAAAAGCCGTCAGCGGCCGTCAGGCCTCAGGCAGCTGTATGAGGCTCAGCTGAGGGATCTCACCAGGGAGGCTGAGCAAATGAGAGTGCAGAGG ACTTTGTCTTCGGCAGCCAAGGAGGCGATGCTGGGCCAGCTTGACGCGCTGAAGGCCAAATATGAAGACGCTTTGGAAGTCAGGAAGAAGGCAGAGTTAGACATTGAGAATCTGCGTCCA GATGTGGACAAAGCCACCTCGACCCGGATTGCACTGGAGAAGCagatggagagcctggtggcTGAGCTGGCCTTCCTACAGAGAGTTCACAAGGAG gaAATTGAAGAGCTTATGCAGCAGATATGTTCAGAAGTCTCAAAGGTGGAGTTGACCTTTGGCCTGCCTGACCTCGCCTCTGCTCTCAAGGAGATTCAGTCGCAGTATGACAGTATTGCAGCCAAAAACCTACAG GAGATGGACACTTGGTACAAAACAAAGTTTCATGACCTGAGCAACTCCTCCACCAAACACATCCAGAACATGAGAAGTGTCAGAGAGGAAATCGCTGGTTATAAAAAGGAC ATCCTTAATCAGGAGCGTGAGTTGGAGGCACTAAAGACGAAGAATGACTATTTGGAAGCTCAGATCCGTGATGCAGTGGAAAGACATAAGAAGGAGGCGAAGGACTTAGAG GAGCCCATCGAGGCAATTAAACTGGATCTACAGGTGACTAAGGAGAAGATTGCTCTGCTGCTGCGGGAGCACCAGGACTTGTTAAATGTCAAGATGGCTCTGGAGACCGAGATCACCGCCTACAG GAAGCTGATTGAAGGCGAAGACAGTCGTCTGAGCACCGTGGTCGGCAACCTGTCCTTAACTGGAGGTCTGCAAATGCCTCCCGGTGTCAGCACCGGCGCTTCCTCGACCTTGGCCAGCTCTGCTGGTGTGGAGAAGAGCTGCGTCGTTGCAGAGAAAGCTGCATTGGTGGAGGTGGCCTCATCTGAGACCCAGACTGACTGCACCTTGGAAAAGCAGGCGACTGAGATGTCTCAGAGGAAGACGGTCCTCATCAG GACAGTTCAGACGGACGAAGAATCTTATGAGAGCAacacacagatgtgcacgatCATCGTTTCTGGAGCAGCTGATGATACAGATGAAGAGTAA